The Mus pahari unplaced genomic scaffold, PAHARI_EIJ_v1.1 scaffold_12814_1, whole genome shotgun sequence sequence GGTTGGCAGCATGATGGACAAGCATGGGTATGATCTATCCTGGTTATGGCATCCATTGAATATCCTCCTGTCACACTGAGAAATCAGAGTGCTTCCATCACTATGCTTGAGGAATGATGGAGGTGAGCATCAATCTTCAGGAGGTGAGAAAGAGGCAGGACCAAGCTGGGAACACCATAGTAAAGCTTgaggttctttcttcttttcccacccCAAGATCAGTGACTGTCTGAAAATACTTTACCATAGAGCTCCATCAGCAGGAAGGTTTTCCTATCTTTTTTGttaataagataaaacataatataattaTCATAGTCTGTCTTAAGTATAGTAAATGTATTGAATCCATCATCTATGGAGGAAATGGAACACAGCTCAGAAATTATTTGTACTGCAGGAAATGATGGATACCCTTTTCTTGTTCTACGagaaatataaaatcattaaaattcatATCCTGGAAGACATGGGTGAAGATTTTGATGCTTTCTGTCTGTAGCTTTCTGAACTTCAAGAAGTAACTTCTAGAAAAAGGGACTCTGCGAGGTCCAGACCACTAGTGAACAGTCAGCCACAGGAGCACCACTCTCTCATCATCTCTAGGCTTACCTATGTCCTTTGGCTGCTTCAAGCAACATGTTTCTATCTTTTATAAGCTTGGTGTATCAACTTTTCTGCTGCTACACCTTGAGCGATATCAACCGGTGCTAGCCACCAGGCAGTATCAGTTAGATTCCATCTCCCCTTACTTATCCTACTTGCCTGCCACAGGGTGTTAGCTATTTGATGGCACCCATTTGACTAGTACATgcaagttcctgagttcaaactccagcagaacacacacacacacacacacacacacacacacacacacacactgaaggtaTTAAGGTTTTCTAATCATCTTGTGGATAGATATATAGACATTTTATATACTCACATGCCACAGAATATTCACCagccttttctgttttgtcagCAACCAAAAATATTTCAGAGCACTCTTCCTCTATACTGTAAAACAGAGTGAGCTGGTGTGTAAGGGATTTCGATCTGACTGGCTTCTTCACCCAGTACACTATATTTATCTCCAGTTTCTGATTCCACttaacttttcaatatttttgtacaaTTAGCAAAAGacttttatttacattatttccttTATATCAGATGCTTTAGCAATCACAAATTTGcctattattttataaaaggaaaacatcaatCAGTTCTCATCCTTTTTACAACTGCAACTACTTCCCAGTTTCACCAGTGCCGCGCCTCAGCCAGTGGTGTAGATTATCAGCCAGATTTCCACGATCTGCCTCAAATTAGCACTATGTAATGGAGCCTGATGTGGCTCCCAGATCCGCAGaggactattattattatcattgtcttTACTGCAGGAAAACACAGGTTGAAAGGGGTGGATTTCTTTGGCTAACAACTAGtgagaaaaatataattcatgtTCACATAAACTTAACTTGTGATATTCTGTCTCATTAATGTGGTTTCAGAAGGGTCTCTGTTCTTTCCTTATCGAACTCGTAGTGAATTAATTCCTGTCACCAACTCTTGTCTCTGACTTTTGAAAAGCCCTGGTTATGAGATCTCGGTTCAGTGTCACATGGAACATTCTAGTTTTGGGTACAGCCtcagtatgtgtgtacacatgtgcattctGAGAGGCATCTCTACTCCCAATCCCGTGATTTGTAGGCATGAGATGATAACaggttttcatttcctctttctcagcTAGAAGCTTCTCATTTTCACAGTATGGAATTTAAAAGCTAAGGAATTCTCCAAGACATGGATGTGTTCCACAAAAACCGTCATGTTGCCATGTTcttctaacttttcttttttgtcagagGCCAGGATAATAGAATTCCATTTCCCATTAATCTGTAATAGATAAGCAAATGGTTAAGGGAGAAGAAGCAGGGATACCACATGCATATGTTTCCACTTGAACTACAGCCTATAGATTAGGGTCTGAGCATACACAGAGGTAGATCTCATGCCAGTTGTCACAATCCTTAGCATAATGTCCCTGCCTCTCAGTGAGAACAGAGGTCCCCATACATTGTTAGATATGAATAGGTTGTCTTAATTCAAGATCTAAAGCCATTCATTTGTCTAATAGAT is a genomic window containing:
- the LOC110314987 gene encoding major urinary protein 5-like isoform X1; this translates as MKLLLLCLGLTLVCVLAEEANSMSRNFNVEKINGKWNSIILASDKKEKLEEHGNMTVFVEHIHVLENSLAFKFHTLTLFYSIEEECSEIFLVADKTEKAGEYSVAYDGFNTFTILKTDYDNYIMFYLINKKDRKTFLLMELYGKEPNLSSDIKEEFAKLCEEHGIVRENIIDLSNTNRCLEARE
- the LOC110314987 gene encoding major urinary protein 5-like isoform X3, with protein sequence MKLLLLCLGLTLVCVLAEEANSMSRNFNVEKINGKWNSIILASDKKEKLEEHGNMTVFVEHIHVLENSLAFKFHTVKMRKEECSEIFLVADKTEKAGEYSVAYDGFNTFTILKTDYDNYIMFYLINKKDRKTFLLMELYGKEPNLSSDIKEEFAKLCEEHGIVRENIIDLSNTNRCLEARE
- the LOC110314987 gene encoding major urinary protein 4-like isoform X2 encodes the protein MKLLLLCLGLTLVCVLAEEANSMSRNFNVEKINGKWNSIILASDKKEKLEEHGNMTVFVEHIHVLENSLAFKFHTLTLFYSIEEECSEIFLVADKTEKAGEYSVAYDGFNTFTILKTDYDNYIMFYLINKKDRKTFLLMELYGRKPNLSSDIKEEFAKLCEEHGIVRENIIDLSNTNRCLEARE